One segment of Zhihengliuella halotolerans DNA contains the following:
- the sucD gene encoding succinate--CoA ligase subunit alpha, giving the protein MSIFINKDSKVIVQGITGGEGSKHTARMLHAGTNVVGGVNARKAGTTVSHTAQNGSAVELPVFGTVAEAIKETGADVSIVFVPPKFTKDAVVEAIEAEIGLVVVITEGVPVQDAAEFWALAQSKVDADGNQITRIIGPNCPGIITPGESLVGITPANITGKGGVGLVSKSGTLTYQMMYELRDLGFSTAIGIGGDPVIGTTHIDALAAFEADPETRAIVMIGEIGGDAEERAAEYIKANVTKPVVGYVAGFTAPEGKTMGHAGAIVSGSSGTAEAKKEALEAAGVKVGKTPSETAHLLREVYPVQEPASSL; this is encoded by the coding sequence ATGTCTATCTTCATCAACAAGGACTCCAAGGTCATCGTCCAGGGCATCACCGGCGGCGAGGGCTCGAAGCACACCGCGCGCATGCTGCACGCCGGCACCAATGTCGTCGGCGGCGTGAACGCCCGCAAGGCCGGCACCACGGTTTCGCACACGGCTCAGAACGGCTCCGCCGTCGAGCTGCCGGTCTTCGGCACCGTCGCCGAGGCCATCAAGGAGACCGGCGCCGACGTGTCGATCGTCTTCGTGCCGCCGAAGTTCACCAAGGACGCCGTCGTCGAGGCCATCGAGGCCGAGATCGGCCTCGTCGTGGTCATCACCGAGGGCGTGCCCGTGCAGGACGCCGCCGAGTTCTGGGCCCTGGCCCAGTCCAAGGTCGACGCCGACGGCAACCAGATCACCCGCATCATCGGCCCGAACTGCCCCGGCATCATCACCCCGGGCGAGTCGCTGGTCGGCATCACCCCCGCGAACATCACGGGCAAGGGCGGCGTGGGCCTCGTGTCCAAGTCGGGCACCCTGACCTACCAGATGATGTACGAGCTGCGCGACCTGGGCTTCTCCACCGCCATCGGCATCGGCGGCGACCCGGTCATCGGCACCACGCACATCGACGCCCTGGCCGCGTTCGAGGCCGACCCGGAGACCCGCGCGATCGTCATGATCGGCGAAATCGGCGGCGACGCCGAGGAGCGCGCGGCCGAGTACATCAAGGCCAACGTCACGAAGCCGGTCGTCGGCTACGTGGCCGGCTTCACTGCCCCGGAGGGCAAGACCATGGGCCACGCAGGCGCCATCGTCTCCGGCTCCTCTGGAACGGCCGAGGCCAAGAAGGAGGCCCTCGAGGCCGCCGGTGTGAAGGTCGGCAAGACGCCGTCCGAGACCGCGCACCTCCTGCGCGAGGTGTACCCGGTGCAGGAGCCGGCCTCCTCGCTCTAA
- a CDS encoding ABC transporter substrate-binding protein, protein MTRKSTRAVGLVASLAVAAGALAGCGQSGDPDSLTFMFRGSPDEEAAYTEAIEAFEAESGIEVDMIMTTADEYATKLRAAIVGGQIPDVFYFDPGSVESYANAGVIQEITHYIEASDVVDLDNMWDYGVDSYRYDGEQLGRGPLYALPKDVGPFSFGYNATMLEEAGIELPDPDEPYTWEEWLEILEEVTQDTDGDGKTDQWGTGLNVTWNLQAFAWSNGGEWLNEDATQVTVDTPEFAEALQYFSDLDTEYGVTPSIAEAQTLDTYQRWMQGQIAFFPIAPWDIPVYQDLDFEWDLMPYPVGRTGEPASWIGTLGIGVSAATANPQAAADLVAHLSADPDTQRSLAEAGVQIPNLIDMAHEFAADDSTPPVNKQEFLDVIEDYGRALPPTYTYNPQWYDELYTNIQPVLEGRKTAADYLAEAQPRMQAFLDMANDQSEMSRGTK, encoded by the coding sequence ATGACGAGGAAGTCGACGCGAGCCGTGGGCCTAGTGGCCTCATTGGCGGTAGCCGCGGGCGCACTCGCCGGATGCGGCCAGAGTGGTGACCCGGATTCGCTGACCTTCATGTTCCGTGGCAGCCCCGACGAGGAGGCAGCCTACACGGAGGCGATTGAGGCATTCGAAGCCGAATCCGGCATCGAGGTCGACATGATCATGACGACGGCGGACGAGTACGCGACCAAGCTGCGCGCCGCCATCGTTGGCGGCCAGATTCCGGATGTGTTCTATTTCGACCCCGGGAGTGTGGAAAGCTACGCCAACGCCGGCGTCATCCAGGAGATCACCCACTACATCGAGGCCTCCGACGTCGTCGATCTCGACAATATGTGGGACTACGGCGTCGACTCGTACCGGTACGACGGCGAGCAGCTCGGCCGCGGTCCGCTGTACGCGCTGCCGAAGGATGTCGGCCCTTTCTCCTTCGGCTACAACGCCACGATGCTCGAGGAAGCCGGCATCGAGCTCCCGGACCCCGACGAGCCGTACACGTGGGAGGAGTGGCTCGAGATCCTTGAAGAAGTCACGCAGGACACCGACGGCGACGGCAAGACCGACCAGTGGGGGACCGGCCTGAACGTCACGTGGAATCTGCAGGCCTTCGCATGGTCGAACGGCGGCGAATGGCTCAACGAGGACGCCACGCAGGTCACCGTCGACACCCCCGAATTCGCCGAGGCTCTGCAGTACTTCTCCGATCTCGACACCGAGTACGGCGTCACCCCGTCGATCGCCGAGGCCCAGACCCTCGACACCTACCAGCGCTGGATGCAGGGACAGATCGCGTTCTTCCCGATCGCGCCGTGGGACATCCCCGTCTACCAGGACCTGGACTTCGAATGGGACCTGATGCCCTACCCCGTAGGTCGCACGGGTGAGCCGGCGTCGTGGATCGGAACGCTCGGCATCGGCGTCTCCGCGGCCACCGCGAACCCGCAGGCCGCCGCCGACCTCGTCGCGCACCTCTCGGCCGACCCGGACACCCAGCGCAGCCTGGCCGAGGCGGGTGTGCAGATCCCGAACCTGATCGACATGGCGCACGAATTCGCCGCGGACGACTCCACGCCACCAGTGAACAAGCAGGAGTTCCTCGACGTGATCGAGGACTACGGCCGGGCGCTGCCGCCGACCTACACCTACAACCCGCAGTGGTACGACGAACTCTACACCAACATCCAGCCGGTCCTGGAAGGACGGAAAACGGCAGCCGACTACCTCGCGGAGGCGCAGCCGAGGATGCAGGCCTTCCTCGACATGGCCAACGACCAGTCCGAGATGAGCCGAGGCACCAAATGA
- the pcrA gene encoding DNA helicase PcrA has product MDFLFDDFAAPARKPEPAQTGPGAQELLAGLNPEQAEAVKHAGTPLLIVAGAGSGKTRVLTHRIAYLLATGRSRPHEILAITFTNKAAAEMRERIGELVGDAAEKMWISTFHSSCVKILRREASAVGLKSNFSIYDAADSLRLVTMIAKSLEIDPKKFTPKSILNKISALKNELIDDEEYLSTAAQDPFSKAVAEVYRMYTQRLRQANAMDFDDLIGQVVNIFRAFPAVADNYRRRFRHVLVDEYQDTNHAQYALVRELTGPDGQTPGGELTVVGDSDQSIYAFRGADIRNIVEFGKDYPDAATIKLEQNYRSTQTILSAANAVIAKNPDRPEKKLWTAEGDGELIVGYVGESEQAEAKWIADEILRLNDDEGVRPGDVAIFYRTNAQSRSLEEQLMRVDLKYRVVGGTRFYDRKEVKDALAYLRALVNPDDDVNLRRVLNEPKRGIGDRAEYAVAALAERERLTFMDALRRADQAPGIATRSLKNVNAFVALVDDLTTVAEGSGAAEALEAVLEQTGYLETLRKSTDPQDESRVENLAELVAVVRDYERENPDGSLEGFLEQVSLVADADQIPDGPVDEEGAAMAAQEGVVTLMTLHTAKGLEFPVVFLTGMEHGIFPHQRSMTDEKELAEERRLAYVGLTRARKRLYVSRSEYRSLWGQTQYNPASQFLQEIPADLLDWKREGSASPGGFGSLSGGGFGSRGSGFGSSRYDGGSHWGAGTASRANRQAGDPETSTLRTAPPVRAGGRVQQQKEVISLTVGDKVKHSTFGDGTVVALEGSGDKTVAKVTFGAEEKRLLLRYAPLTKADG; this is encoded by the coding sequence ATGGATTTTCTTTTCGACGACTTCGCCGCGCCAGCACGAAAGCCGGAACCAGCGCAGACGGGCCCTGGGGCGCAGGAGCTCCTGGCCGGGCTCAACCCCGAGCAGGCCGAGGCCGTGAAGCACGCCGGTACCCCGCTGCTCATCGTCGCCGGCGCCGGGTCCGGCAAGACGCGTGTGCTCACGCACCGCATCGCCTACCTCCTGGCGACGGGCCGCTCCCGTCCGCACGAGATCCTGGCCATCACCTTCACCAACAAGGCCGCCGCCGAGATGCGCGAGCGCATCGGCGAACTCGTCGGCGACGCCGCTGAGAAGATGTGGATCTCGACCTTCCACTCCTCGTGTGTGAAGATCCTGCGCCGGGAGGCGTCCGCTGTCGGGCTGAAATCCAACTTCTCGATCTACGACGCCGCCGACTCCCTGCGCCTGGTGACGATGATCGCGAAGTCGCTCGAGATCGACCCGAAGAAGTTCACACCGAAGTCGATCCTGAACAAGATCTCGGCCCTGAAGAACGAGCTGATCGACGACGAGGAATACCTCTCGACGGCCGCGCAGGATCCGTTCAGCAAGGCGGTCGCGGAGGTCTACCGGATGTACACGCAGCGGCTGCGGCAGGCCAACGCGATGGACTTCGACGACCTCATCGGACAGGTCGTCAACATCTTCCGTGCGTTCCCGGCAGTCGCCGACAACTACCGGCGGCGGTTCCGCCACGTGCTCGTCGACGAGTACCAGGACACCAACCACGCGCAATACGCGCTCGTGCGGGAGCTGACCGGCCCCGATGGGCAGACTCCGGGCGGCGAGCTGACCGTGGTCGGCGACTCTGACCAGTCGATCTACGCGTTCCGAGGCGCCGACATCCGCAACATCGTCGAGTTCGGCAAGGACTACCCGGACGCGGCGACGATCAAGCTCGAACAGAACTACCGGTCGACGCAGACCATCCTCTCGGCCGCGAACGCCGTGATCGCGAAGAACCCGGATCGCCCCGAGAAGAAGCTGTGGACGGCCGAGGGCGACGGCGAGCTGATCGTCGGGTACGTCGGCGAGTCGGAACAGGCCGAGGCGAAGTGGATCGCCGACGAGATCCTGCGCCTGAACGACGACGAGGGCGTCCGCCCGGGTGACGTCGCGATCTTCTACCGCACCAACGCGCAGTCGCGTTCGCTCGAAGAGCAGCTCATGCGCGTGGATCTGAAATACCGGGTCGTGGGCGGCACGCGCTTCTACGACCGCAAAGAAGTCAAGGATGCGCTGGCCTACCTGCGCGCCCTGGTCAACCCGGACGACGACGTCAACCTGCGGCGCGTGCTCAACGAGCCCAAGCGCGGGATCGGCGACCGCGCCGAATACGCCGTCGCGGCGCTCGCCGAGCGGGAACGGCTCACGTTCATGGACGCGCTGCGCCGCGCGGATCAGGCCCCGGGCATCGCGACGCGCAGCCTGAAGAACGTCAACGCGTTCGTCGCGCTCGTCGACGACCTGACGACGGTCGCCGAGGGGTCCGGCGCGGCCGAGGCGCTGGAGGCCGTGCTCGAGCAGACCGGATACCTCGAGACGTTGCGCAAGTCGACCGACCCCCAGGACGAGTCGCGTGTCGAGAACCTGGCCGAACTCGTCGCCGTCGTCCGCGATTACGAGCGGGAGAACCCCGATGGCTCGCTCGAGGGGTTCCTGGAGCAGGTCTCCCTCGTCGCCGACGCCGACCAGATCCCCGACGGGCCCGTCGATGAGGAGGGTGCCGCCATGGCGGCGCAGGAGGGGGTCGTGACGCTCATGACCTTGCACACCGCCAAGGGGCTCGAGTTCCCCGTGGTCTTCCTCACCGGCATGGAGCACGGCATCTTCCCGCACCAGCGGTCGATGACGGACGAGAAGGAGCTCGCGGAGGAGCGCCGGCTGGCCTACGTCGGCCTGACGCGCGCCCGGAAACGGCTCTACGTCTCACGCTCGGAATACCGCAGCCTCTGGGGTCAGACGCAGTACAACCCGGCGAGCCAGTTCCTGCAGGAGATCCCCGCGGACCTGCTCGACTGGAAGCGCGAGGGCTCGGCGTCTCCGGGCGGATTCGGTTCGCTCTCCGGCGGCGGCTTCGGCTCCCGCGGCTCGGGCTTCGGCTCCAGCCGGTACGACGGCGGATCCCACTGGGGTGCCGGCACCGCCTCGCGCGCCAACAGGCAGGCGGGCGACCCGGAGACGTCGACCCTGCGGACCGCCCCGCCGGTCCGGGCCGGCGGACGCGTCCAGCAGCAGAAGGAGGTCATCTCGCTCACAGTCGGCGACAAGGTGAAGCACTCGACGTTTGGCGACGGCACCGTCGTTGCGCTCGAGGGCAGCGGCGACAAGACTGTGGCCAAGGTGACCTTCGGTGCCGAGGAGAAGCGACTGCTGCTGCGCTACGCGCCCCTGACCAAGGCCGACGGATAG
- a CDS encoding carbohydrate ABC transporter permease, which produces MTILEKAAPPAPDSSRPPQRVSTLHRREHRTAALFVALPVLGFVVFVAYPILFAIVTSFTNWNGITAPVANGVDNYVRMFTDQYFWKSLGNTVFMMLAIPVGLLLSLLLALAMNRKMAGTTFFRTIYYIPVISSIAAIAILWQWAYNGDFGLVNQALGYVGIDGPNWLQNPATAKPAIMIMAIWKGLGFSMLLYLAALQSVPRQLYEAAALDGASAIQQFWAITVPMLRPVTFFLVVTNIIGGAQIFVEINIMTPDGGPEYSTATLVWYIWRQAFDYLNMGYATAMSLVLGILVLAVTALQFALNRRNHFSID; this is translated from the coding sequence ATGACGATCCTGGAAAAGGCCGCGCCCCCGGCCCCCGACAGCTCCCGCCCGCCGCAGCGGGTGAGCACGCTGCACCGGCGCGAGCACCGCACCGCGGCGCTCTTCGTCGCCCTGCCGGTCCTCGGCTTCGTCGTCTTCGTGGCCTACCCGATCCTGTTCGCGATCGTCACATCGTTCACGAACTGGAACGGCATCACGGCCCCGGTGGCCAACGGCGTCGACAACTACGTGCGGATGTTCACCGACCAGTACTTCTGGAAGTCGCTCGGCAACACCGTCTTCATGATGCTGGCCATCCCGGTCGGGCTGCTCCTGTCGCTGCTCCTGGCGCTGGCGATGAATCGCAAGATGGCCGGGACGACCTTCTTCAGGACCATCTACTACATCCCGGTGATCTCCTCGATCGCCGCCATCGCCATCCTGTGGCAGTGGGCCTACAACGGCGACTTCGGGCTGGTCAACCAGGCCCTGGGTTATGTCGGCATCGACGGCCCCAACTGGCTGCAGAACCCGGCGACGGCCAAGCCGGCCATCATGATTATGGCGATTTGGAAGGGGCTCGGTTTCTCGATGCTGCTCTACCTGGCGGCCCTGCAGTCCGTGCCGCGCCAGCTCTACGAGGCGGCGGCACTCGACGGTGCGTCCGCGATCCAGCAGTTCTGGGCCATCACCGTCCCGATGCTGCGGCCGGTGACCTTCTTCCTGGTGGTCACCAACATCATCGGCGGCGCCCAGATCTTCGTCGAGATCAACATCATGACCCCGGACGGCGGACCCGAATACTCGACCGCGACCCTCGTCTGGTACATCTGGCGCCAGGCCTTCGACTACCTCAACATGGGGTACGCGACCGCGATGTCGCTCGTCCTCGGCATCCTGGTGCTCGCCGTGACCGCACTCCAGTTCGCCCTGAACCGGCGCAACCACTTCTCGATCGACTGA
- a CDS encoding NUDIX hydrolase codes for MPTLLTVAAVVVYDSAGRILLVRKRGTSKYMQPGGKLEQDEAPVQAAIRELHEELGLTFTPGSLTDRGQWRGAAANEPGTELLAYVFDAALADAVQPDGGPVHDAGSVTVRAELEDALWVAPTVAAEREDLAPLLTESVLPRLIRSPEHLARPSRQANWVR; via the coding sequence GTGCCCACTCTACTCACCGTTGCCGCCGTCGTCGTCTACGACTCGGCCGGACGAATCCTACTGGTTCGTAAACGTGGCACCTCGAAGTATATGCAACCGGGCGGCAAACTGGAACAGGATGAGGCCCCGGTCCAAGCGGCGATTCGCGAACTGCACGAGGAACTCGGCCTCACCTTCACTCCCGGTTCCCTCACCGACCGCGGACAGTGGCGCGGCGCCGCGGCGAACGAGCCCGGCACGGAGCTTCTCGCCTACGTCTTCGACGCGGCCCTCGCCGACGCTGTCCAGCCCGACGGGGGCCCGGTGCACGACGCCGGTTCGGTCACCGTGCGCGCCGAGCTCGAGGATGCCCTCTGGGTCGCCCCGACCGTGGCGGCCGAACGCGAGGACCTTGCACCCCTGCTGACGGAATCCGTCCTGCCCCGCCTGATCCGCTCCCCCGAGCACCTGGCCCGGCCCTCGCGTCAGGCGAACTGGGTGCGATAG
- a CDS encoding LacI family DNA-binding transcriptional regulator has translation MAATLRDVARRAGVSIKTVSNVVHEREYVRDTTRAVVRAAIDELGYQPNLSARSLRSGRTGVIGLAVPEVKLPYFAELADSVIAAAKARGLTVLIEQTGADLDTERELLRSPRLQLTDGLIFSPLAMSQTDVGLLAVDYPLVILGERIFDTPCDHVAMDNLAAARAATEHLIAAGCRRIAAVGAHAGEDLGSAALRLRGYRAALEAAGIAYDERLVGYVGLWHRHDGAAAMSELLERDLGIDGVFGMNDTLALGALRALGEAGHRVPEDVKLIGFDGLDETRYASPSLSTIDPGRVEIARTAVRVLHERIDERVSGAKRAPSVRYTTDYELIERESTRGSGIRL, from the coding sequence ATGGCCGCCACATTGCGCGATGTAGCTCGGCGCGCGGGAGTATCGATCAAGACGGTCTCCAATGTCGTGCACGAACGCGAGTACGTCCGGGACACGACGCGTGCGGTGGTCCGCGCCGCCATCGACGAACTCGGCTACCAGCCGAACCTCTCGGCACGCAGCCTGCGCAGCGGCCGCACGGGCGTCATCGGGCTCGCCGTGCCCGAGGTGAAACTTCCCTACTTCGCCGAGTTGGCCGACTCCGTGATCGCCGCCGCCAAGGCGCGCGGCCTGACGGTCCTCATCGAGCAGACCGGCGCCGACCTCGACACCGAGCGGGAGTTGTTGCGCAGCCCGCGCCTGCAGCTGACCGACGGTCTCATCTTCAGCCCGCTGGCGATGTCCCAAACGGACGTGGGGCTGCTCGCAGTCGACTACCCGCTGGTGATCCTCGGCGAGCGGATCTTCGACACGCCGTGCGACCACGTGGCGATGGACAACCTCGCCGCCGCGCGGGCCGCGACCGAGCACCTCATCGCGGCCGGATGCCGCCGGATCGCCGCCGTTGGCGCGCACGCCGGGGAAGATCTCGGGTCGGCCGCCCTCCGTCTTCGCGGATACCGCGCTGCGCTCGAGGCCGCGGGAATCGCGTACGACGAGCGCCTCGTCGGCTATGTCGGACTCTGGCACCGCCACGACGGCGCGGCTGCGATGTCCGAGCTGCTCGAGCGCGACCTCGGCATCGACGGGGTCTTCGGGATGAACGACACGCTCGCCCTCGGGGCCCTGCGCGCGCTCGGCGAGGCTGGGCACCGGGTCCCGGAGGACGTCAAGCTTATCGGGTTCGACGGCCTCGACGAGACCCGCTACGCGTCGCCATCGCTGTCGACGATCGATCCCGGACGGGTCGAGATCGCGCGGACCGCCGTGCGCGTGCTGCACGAGCGCATCGACGAGCGGGTCTCGGGCGCCAAGCGCGCGCCGTCCGTCCGCTACACGACCGACTATGAGCTCATCGAGCGGGAGTCCACTCGCGGCTCCGGCATTCGACTGTGA
- a CDS encoding carbohydrate ABC transporter permease has translation MTTLAPQPTESKPSAVSSRNQKLIPSRPRSAGYRMGNWIVGLVLSLGGITMIAPLIWMFSTSLKTREAVFSLPPQWIPDPAQWDNYLRVWDAGPLLTGITNSAIVAVSVTVVGGAASALAAYAFAKMRLPYKGVIFLGLLTAIMVPFPTLMIPQFQIFATAGLVDTLWPLILPAIFGNIVMVFFLRQYLDSVPDSIIEAAKIDGATHLQIFWRLIFPIIRPAIAAQFILWFMAVWNDYLAPIIYLNSPEVQTLQLVIARFNATYASQTDYPLIMAASCIALVPVLTVFVIFQRQIIESIALTGSKG, from the coding sequence ATGACGACACTTGCCCCGCAACCCACCGAGTCCAAGCCGAGTGCGGTCAGCTCGCGCAACCAGAAGCTGATCCCGTCCCGCCCGCGCTCCGCCGGGTACCGGATGGGGAACTGGATCGTCGGGCTGGTCCTCTCGCTCGGCGGCATCACGATGATCGCCCCGCTTATCTGGATGTTCTCGACCTCCCTGAAGACCCGCGAAGCGGTGTTCTCCCTGCCGCCGCAGTGGATCCCGGACCCGGCCCAGTGGGACAACTACCTTCGGGTCTGGGACGCCGGCCCGCTGCTGACGGGTATCACCAACAGTGCGATCGTCGCCGTGAGCGTCACGGTCGTCGGCGGCGCGGCGTCGGCCCTGGCGGCCTACGCGTTCGCCAAGATGCGCCTGCCCTACAAGGGCGTCATCTTCCTCGGCCTGCTCACGGCGATCATGGTCCCGTTCCCGACGCTGATGATCCCGCAGTTCCAGATCTTCGCCACGGCCGGGCTCGTCGACACCCTCTGGCCGCTGATCCTGCCGGCGATCTTCGGCAACATCGTCATGGTGTTCTTCCTGCGTCAGTACCTCGACTCGGTGCCGGACTCGATCATCGAGGCCGCCAAGATCGACGGCGCCACGCACCTGCAGATCTTCTGGCGACTCATCTTCCCGATCATCCGTCCGGCCATCGCTGCGCAGTTCATCTTGTGGTTCATGGCCGTCTGGAACGACTACCTGGCCCCGATTATCTACCTGAACTCGCCCGAGGTGCAGACACTGCAGCTGGTCATCGCCCGGTTCAACGCGACGTATGCGAGCCAGACGGACTACCCGCTGATCATGGCCGCCTCGTGCATCGCGCTCGTGCCCGTGCTGACCGTCTTCGTGATCTTCCAGCGGCAGATCATCGAGTCCATCGCCCTCACCGGGAGCAAGGGATGA
- the sucC gene encoding ADP-forming succinate--CoA ligase subunit beta, translating to MDLYEYQARDLFEKHGVPVLAGIVAYTPEEAKAAAEKIGGVVVVKAQVKVGGRGKAGGVKVAKNADEAFGYASDILGMDIKGHTVNKVMIAQGADIAEEFYFSVLLDRANRNYLAMCSVEGGVEIEQLAVERPEALAKVAVDPLVGIDAAKADEIVAEANFPEELRAAVSQTIQTLWTVFKDEDATLVEVNPLVKTGAGEIIALDGKVSLDENASEVRHPDHEELEDKGAADPLEAKAKEAGLNYVKLDGEVGIIGNGAGLVMSTLDVVAYAGENHNGVKPANFLDIGGGASAEVMANGLDVILNDPQVKSVFVNVFGGITACDAVADGIVKALDILGEKATKPLVVRLDGNNVDEGRRILSDANHPLVTLATTMDEGADKAAELANA from the coding sequence GTGGACCTGTATGAGTACCAGGCGCGCGATCTGTTCGAGAAGCACGGCGTCCCCGTGCTTGCCGGCATCGTTGCGTACACCCCAGAAGAAGCCAAGGCCGCTGCCGAGAAGATCGGCGGCGTGGTCGTAGTCAAGGCTCAGGTCAAGGTCGGCGGCCGTGGAAAGGCCGGCGGCGTGAAGGTTGCCAAGAACGCCGACGAGGCCTTCGGCTACGCGTCCGACATCCTCGGCATGGATATCAAGGGCCACACGGTCAACAAGGTCATGATCGCGCAGGGCGCGGACATCGCTGAGGAGTTCTACTTCTCCGTGCTGCTGGACCGCGCGAACCGCAACTACCTGGCGATGTGCTCGGTCGAGGGCGGCGTGGAGATCGAACAGCTCGCGGTCGAGCGCCCCGAGGCCCTGGCCAAGGTCGCCGTCGACCCGCTGGTCGGCATCGACGCGGCGAAGGCCGACGAGATCGTCGCCGAGGCCAACTTCCCCGAAGAGCTGCGCGCCGCGGTCTCCCAGACCATCCAGACGCTGTGGACGGTCTTCAAGGACGAGGACGCGACACTCGTCGAGGTCAACCCGCTCGTGAAGACCGGCGCGGGCGAGATCATCGCCCTCGACGGCAAGGTCTCCCTCGACGAGAACGCCTCCGAGGTCCGCCACCCGGACCACGAGGAGCTCGAGGACAAGGGTGCCGCAGATCCGCTCGAAGCCAAGGCCAAGGAAGCCGGCCTGAACTACGTGAAGCTCGACGGCGAAGTCGGCATCATCGGCAACGGCGCGGGTCTCGTCATGTCCACGCTGGACGTCGTCGCCTACGCGGGCGAGAACCACAACGGCGTGAAGCCGGCCAACTTCCTCGACATCGGCGGCGGAGCCTCCGCCGAGGTCATGGCCAACGGCCTGGACGTCATCCTGAACGACCCGCAGGTCAAGAGCGTCTTCGTGAACGTCTTCGGCGGCATCACCGCGTGCGACGCGGTCGCCGACGGCATCGTGAAGGCCCTCGATATCCTGGGCGAGAAGGCCACCAAGCCGCTCGTGGTCCGCCTGGACGGCAACAACGTGGACGAGGGCCGCCGCATCCTCTCGGATGCCAACCACCCGCTCGTCACGCTTGCCACCACCATGGACGAGGGGGCCGACAAGGCCGCCGAGCTGGCGAACGCCTAA
- a CDS encoding ROK family transcriptional regulator, giving the protein MQRGTNLGRLGDFNQAVIFDSIRRAEDGISRVELATSTGLSPQTISNVVRRLLDNGFVREDRTVISGPGKPRTVLELEADRLFAIGIHLDPGQITVVMVNLRGRVVGSRRFVERDIAVPEETISMMATAVEELIKDSGQPKDHIVGIGVAAPGPINPESGTIVSPPLMNGWNEVEVVEPLVERLSLDVLIEKDSVASAIAEQWNGDEARDRNFMSVYIGTGVGVGMVIGGEVIRGASSNAGEIARVRVNVDGSDADRAESSTFATAVSFPSVLTKARELGVDVGAVTEEATMHERSQFLNTIVRQAKGGDEASVALIKVLNGYWASLVSQLTNTFDVDKVFVGGPVWAELHELLHEDMDRILQERFLMKDVHELDVRTSELGHNLGAIGGACAVLDAALSPKASALLLR; this is encoded by the coding sequence ATGCAGCGAGGCACAAACCTCGGAAGACTTGGTGATTTCAACCAAGCGGTTATTTTCGATTCGATCCGCCGTGCCGAAGATGGCATCAGCCGGGTGGAGCTGGCCACGTCGACGGGTCTGTCCCCGCAGACCATCTCCAACGTCGTGCGCCGCCTCTTGGACAACGGGTTCGTGCGCGAGGACCGGACGGTCATCTCCGGCCCCGGCAAGCCACGCACGGTGCTCGAGCTCGAGGCGGACCGCCTCTTCGCGATCGGCATCCACCTCGACCCGGGCCAGATCACGGTCGTCATGGTCAACCTGCGCGGCCGCGTTGTCGGCAGCCGCCGCTTCGTTGAGCGCGACATCGCGGTCCCCGAGGAGACCATCTCGATGATGGCCACGGCTGTCGAGGAGCTCATCAAGGATTCGGGCCAGCCGAAGGACCACATCGTCGGCATCGGCGTTGCGGCGCCGGGCCCGATCAACCCGGAGTCCGGGACCATCGTCTCGCCGCCGCTCATGAACGGCTGGAACGAAGTCGAGGTCGTGGAGCCGCTCGTCGAGCGGCTGTCCCTGGACGTCCTCATCGAGAAGGACTCCGTCGCCTCCGCCATTGCCGAGCAGTGGAACGGCGACGAGGCGCGTGACCGGAACTTCATGTCCGTCTACATCGGCACCGGCGTCGGCGTCGGCATGGTCATCGGCGGCGAGGTCATCCGCGGAGCGAGCAGCAACGCCGGCGAGATCGCCCGAGTCCGCGTCAACGTGGACGGCAGCGACGCCGACCGCGCCGAGTCCTCGACATTCGCCACGGCGGTCTCCTTCCCGTCGGTGCTGACCAAGGCGCGCGAGCTCGGCGTCGACGTCGGGGCAGTGACCGAGGAGGCGACGATGCACGAGCGTTCGCAGTTCCTGAACACGATCGTCCGCCAGGCCAAGGGTGGCGACGAGGCATCCGTGGCCCTGATCAAGGTCCTCAACGGCTACTGGGCTTCCCTCGTCTCGCAGCTGACCAACACCTTCGACGTCGACAAGGTCTTCGTCGGCGGGCCCGTCTGGGCGGAGCTGCACGAGCTGCTGCACGAGGACATGGACCGGATCCTCCAGGAGCGTTTCCTGATGAAGGACGTGCACGAACTCGACGTCCGCACGAGCGAGCTCGGGCACAACCTGGGCGCCATCGGCGGCGCCTGCGCCGTACTGGACGCGGCCCTGTCTCCGAAGGCCAGCGCGCTGCTGCTGCGCTAG